Proteins from a genomic interval of bacterium:
- a CDS encoding sigma-70 family RNA polymerase sigma factor yields the protein MRTSPAWQRELRALDFEHDAELRAEGLLSLASRIESRGEEAMAAEIYGRVAGESFPSNLRERAERRLAVLSGEGPVGDRVERGFRHFFSEATDPAALAAMAAGGLAFRATRLAVVGRLAASPNGWLSGAGSARLAASLAGFAVEAPVFTLSAKLGHQTLGRAQDWSGAGLGRELAASYLFLGALRLSGAASTAAYRRVGGTGGSPLQSVFTQAGIFTGILGAHALEVQAGLAPRRDGASVLVDSLVLQLQFHVAGRLSQGLLGEGGRRLEREWDSRAAAAVSEPSSRPRFLAGRGPLLDGPVYSIAVPEGPEGFRHSSGPTLPVEIERPAAASPESPMSPRSPSPEPARRQADSRPLAALSSLDALRKMLREATMLPEAEKREVIRRIQAGDQGAKNELLRSEIRYVHHWVRAYGFRGQELLDAMQEGQIGLLEAAQRFDFRDGVKFESYGTWWIRSNLTDYASHYLDQVRLPAHQLDMLRTLRKEIQALQASGAEIEKLGLAERLDISPARLEELRGMERSRYLERIDAKRGSGEDEGYDLHEILPDKKPRVDEQLVGRGLSRSIERFIASRPAESDRVILQSRLLDPAEPSRELVAARLGSTAAEVKGREARLLYQLRVHLESQGVRVEWAEPLRHPAFYKAPKVRKASASDSTEAPTNGSDPGSGFSLVSSRPPLRPRVAIVGFGMAGVGAANALRNFRLFSDGAQGFEPRITVFEGMNRTGGKAAPDNLGAQFVDAEHFYPIDRMIREHELPTTALRHDYDLAPFVTPSGIRISGHQFSQALRILRQSAREALSSRSWEELDRQSAVDFIRYLGRRNGPLSSEEVEAMVARLGFEEGTLNISALSYAINLAKSQTPMPRYEIVGGMQRLAEAELGAILAAGGEVRLGTPVRGAQALADGIRLSFNEGGRPREESFDYAILALAPEHLRGFEISGTEMPVETLARLEPAHIRKTNLRSHLLPPTEESANPRFARWNSPDPLSPRLPMVTFFHGWNGEQRLTLREMMLEAYGREDAEAMIQVHEQVWDGRPQDGIPHYYTTMPAPGQGYAVARFAMDQYFGRRYDAERLRMANHTLGLGCYVRDAAIAGELAALSLLRGAGLDLGRSLRRRHDPHRELLGADKIR from the coding sequence ATGAGGACTTCACCGGCTTGGCAGCGCGAGCTTCGCGCCTTGGATTTTGAACACGACGCGGAATTGCGCGCCGAGGGACTATTGTCTTTGGCATCCCGAATCGAATCGCGGGGCGAAGAGGCGATGGCCGCCGAAATATATGGCCGGGTGGCCGGCGAATCTTTTCCTTCGAATTTGCGAGAGCGGGCCGAGCGCCGCTTGGCGGTCTTGAGCGGCGAAGGTCCGGTCGGCGACCGGGTCGAGCGGGGCTTCCGTCATTTTTTCAGCGAAGCCACCGATCCGGCGGCACTGGCGGCGATGGCGGCCGGCGGCTTGGCCTTTCGGGCCACTCGTTTGGCGGTGGTCGGACGGCTGGCGGCCTCGCCCAATGGATGGCTGAGTGGGGCGGGCAGCGCTCGCTTGGCCGCTTCCTTGGCCGGTTTCGCGGTCGAAGCCCCGGTCTTCACTTTGAGCGCCAAGCTTGGCCATCAAACGCTGGGTCGGGCTCAGGATTGGAGCGGCGCCGGCTTGGGCCGGGAGCTGGCCGCGAGCTATCTCTTTCTCGGCGCCTTGCGTTTGAGCGGCGCGGCTTCCACCGCCGCTTACCGCCGGGTTGGCGGAACCGGCGGTTCGCCGCTGCAGAGTGTTTTCACCCAAGCCGGCATTTTCACCGGAATTCTCGGCGCCCACGCGCTCGAAGTTCAAGCCGGCTTGGCTCCGCGGCGCGACGGCGCTTCGGTCTTGGTCGATTCGCTGGTTCTTCAGCTTCAATTTCACGTCGCCGGGCGCCTTTCCCAAGGCTTGCTCGGCGAGGGTGGCCGTCGCTTGGAACGCGAGTGGGACTCGCGGGCCGCCGCCGCGGTCTCCGAGCCTTCATCGCGGCCGCGTTTTTTGGCGGGACGCGGGCCTTTGCTCGATGGGCCGGTGTATTCGATCGCCGTGCCGGAGGGACCCGAAGGCTTCCGCCATTCGTCGGGCCCCACGCTTCCGGTCGAGATTGAAAGGCCGGCGGCCGCCTCACCTGAGTCGCCGATGTCGCCCAGGAGCCCAAGCCCCGAGCCGGCGCGCCGCCAAGCCGATTCCCGCCCGCTCGCGGCTTTGAGCTCGCTCGACGCTCTCCGCAAAATGCTGCGCGAAGCGACGATGCTGCCCGAGGCCGAAAAGCGCGAGGTGATCCGCCGGATCCAGGCCGGCGACCAAGGCGCCAAGAACGAATTGCTGCGCTCCGAGATCCGCTATGTCCACCATTGGGTACGGGCTTACGGCTTTCGCGGCCAAGAGCTCTTGGACGCCATGCAAGAAGGGCAGATCGGCCTGCTCGAGGCGGCCCAGCGCTTCGACTTTCGCGACGGCGTGAAATTCGAGTCTTACGGGACTTGGTGGATTCGATCCAACCTGACCGACTACGCTTCGCATTACCTCGACCAGGTGAGGCTTCCGGCCCATCAGCTCGACATGCTCCGGACCTTGCGCAAGGAGATCCAGGCTCTGCAGGCCTCGGGCGCCGAAATCGAGAAATTGGGACTGGCCGAGCGCCTGGATATCTCGCCCGCCCGGCTCGAGGAGCTCCGGGGCATGGAGCGCTCGCGCTACCTGGAGCGCATCGACGCCAAGCGCGGCTCCGGCGAGGACGAAGGCTACGATCTGCACGAGATCCTGCCCGACAAAAAGCCGCGGGTTGACGAGCAATTGGTGGGCCGAGGGCTTAGCCGTTCGATCGAGCGGTTCATCGCCAGCCGCCCGGCCGAGTCGGATCGAGTCATCTTGCAAAGCCGGCTCCTCGATCCCGCCGAGCCGAGCCGTGAGCTGGTGGCGGCGCGCTTGGGCAGCACGGCCGCCGAAGTCAAAGGCCGCGAGGCCCGGCTCCTTTATCAGCTTCGAGTTCATTTGGAGAGCCAGGGGGTCCGGGTCGAATGGGCCGAGCCCTTGCGCCATCCGGCGTTTTACAAGGCCCCAAAGGTTCGGAAAGCTTCGGCATCGGATTCAACCGAGGCGCCGACCAACGGGTCTGATCCCGGCTCCGGCTTTTCGCTGGTCAGCAGTCGGCCGCCGCTGCGGCCCCGCGTCGCGATCGTCGGCTTCGGCATGGCCGGGGTCGGCGCGGCCAATGCCCTGCGGAATTTCCGCCTCTTCAGCGACGGGGCCCAGGGCTTCGAGCCTCGCATCACGGTCTTTGAAGGGATGAACCGGACCGGCGGAAAAGCCGCGCCCGACAACCTCGGGGCTCAGTTCGTCGACGCCGAGCATTTTTATCCGATCGACCGGATGATCCGGGAGCACGAGCTCCCGACCACAGCGCTGCGCCACGATTACGACCTCGCGCCCTTCGTCACACCGTCAGGTATCCGGATTTCCGGCCACCAATTCTCCCAGGCCCTGCGCATCCTCCGCCAGTCGGCTCGCGAGGCCCTTTCGTCCCGGAGCTGGGAAGAGCTGGATCGCCAGAGCGCCGTCGACTTCATCCGTTATTTGGGACGCCGCAACGGCCCCTTGAGCTCCGAGGAGGTCGAGGCCATGGTGGCCCGGCTCGGCTTCGAGGAGGGGACCTTGAACATCTCGGCTCTCTCGTATGCGATCAACCTGGCGAAGAGCCAGACTCCCATGCCGCGCTACGAGATCGTCGGCGGGATGCAGCGCCTGGCCGAGGCCGAGCTGGGAGCCATCCTCGCGGCCGGCGGCGAGGTTCGCTTGGGGACGCCGGTGCGCGGCGCTCAAGCGCTGGCCGACGGCATTCGGCTTTCCTTCAACGAAGGCGGCCGGCCGCGGGAGGAGAGCTTCGACTACGCGATCCTGGCCTTGGCGCCCGAGCATCTTCGCGGCTTCGAGATCTCGGGCACCGAGATGCCGGTCGAAACGCTGGCCCGGCTCGAGCCGGCCCACATCCGCAAGACCAATCTCCGCAGCCACTTGCTGCCGCCGACCGAGGAATCGGCCAACCCGCGCTTCGCCCGCTGGAACTCGCCCGATCCGCTGAGCCCGCGGCTGCCGATGGTCACCTTTTTTCACGGTTGGAACGGCGAGCAGCGCCTGACTTTGCGCGAGATGATGCTCGAGGCCTACGGCCGGGAAGACGCCGAGGCGATGATCCAAGTCCACGAGCAGGTTTGGGACGGGCGCCCCCAGGACGGGATTCCCCATTACTACACCACGATGCCGGCTCCGGGGCAGGGTTACGCGGTCGCGCGTTTTGCGATGGACCAGTACTTCGGCCGCCGCTATGATGCCGAGCGCCTACGGATGGCCAATCATACTTTAGGCCTGGGCTGTTACGTCCGGGATGCGGCCATCGCCGGGGAGCTGGCGGCGCTCTCGCTGCTCCGCGGGGCCGGATTGGATTTGGGGCGGTCTCTCCGCCGACGCCACGATCCCCATCGCGAGCTGCTTGGCGCCGATAAAATCCGCTGA
- the tmk gene encoding dTMP kinase, translating to MPNGIKFFGEGLPYLKTSDLKGKLIAIEGTDGVGRSTQIELLDDWLQVQGFGTVITGWTRSNLAGKAIEMAKGGNMIDRMTLALLYATDFADRLENQILPAMRSGFVVLADRYVYNAFARDSARDPSMAWIKDVYGFAPVPDLVCYLRIDVDSLIPRVIESGGMNYWESGMDLHLADNIFDSFKKYQKTLIDAYDNMAEQYQFQVIDARRGVEQIQQDLRERIQGLIRKGGKGPKTLVPISGSGAEKPKAGADNLTSRNIERRLQSVELSPSAPLLSTVSVGEDKLVLTKPSPTLVPDPADKVLPFSKEGLPAGRNSEDSESTSSS from the coding sequence ATGCCAAACGGAATAAAGTTTTTTGGCGAAGGTTTGCCCTACCTCAAGACAAGCGACCTTAAGGGCAAGCTGATCGCGATCGAGGGGACCGACGGCGTCGGCCGGTCGACCCAGATCGAGCTGCTCGACGATTGGCTCCAGGTCCAGGGCTTCGGCACGGTGATCACCGGCTGGACCCGAAGCAACCTCGCCGGCAAGGCCATCGAGATGGCCAAGGGCGGCAACATGATCGACCGCATGACCTTGGCCCTGCTCTATGCCACCGACTTCGCCGACCGCCTCGAAAACCAGATCCTGCCGGCCATGCGCAGCGGCTTCGTCGTGCTGGCCGACCGCTACGTCTACAACGCCTTCGCCCGCGACTCGGCCCGCGATCCCAGCATGGCCTGGATCAAGGACGTCTACGGCTTCGCGCCGGTCCCGGATTTGGTCTGCTATCTCCGCATCGACGTCGACAGCCTGATCCCCCGGGTCATCGAGTCGGGCGGCATGAATTACTGGGAATCGGGGATGGACCTGCACCTGGCCGACAACATCTTCGATAGCTTCAAGAAGTATCAAAAGACCTTGATCGACGCCTACGACAACATGGCCGAGCAATATCAATTCCAGGTCATCGATGCCCGACGCGGCGTCGAGCAAATTCAACAGGATTTGCGGGAACGGATCCAGGGCCTGATCCGGAAGGGCGGCAAGGGGCCGAAGACCTTGGTGCCGATCTCCGGCAGCGGCGCGGAGAAGCCGAAGGCCGGCGCCGACAACCTTACCTCGCGGAACATCGAGCGTCGCCTGCAAAGCGTCGAGCTCAGCCCGAGCGCCCCATTGCTCTCAACTGTCTCGGTTGGAGAAGATAAATTAGTTCTGACGAAGCCGTCTCCGACGCTCGTTCCAGATCCAGCCGACAAAGTCCTCCCTTTTTCAAAAGAAGGCCTCCCCGCCGGCCGCAATTCAGAAGACTCCGAATCCACGAGCTCAAGTTAG
- a CDS encoding thymidylate kinase: MIFQEPHKYPGKLIIVEGIDGSGKSTQVRLLHSFLESQGYPVFMSEWNSSVVVKKTTKEGKKKKSLTPTTFSLLHATDFADRLYYQILPPLKAGMIVLADRYVYTAFARDVVRGVHPVWARKVYNFAARPDLAFYFKTPLAVAIDRILSGRPKLKYYEAGLDLNLSGNIEESFKVFQGMILKEYDRIVSEFGLTVIDATEDIEEQQKKVRELVMKQLEGFTTKRRNYAKRNKVFWRRFALPQDKRP; encoded by the coding sequence ATGATTTTTCAAGAGCCGCACAAATACCCGGGCAAGCTCATCATCGTCGAAGGCATCGATGGCTCCGGAAAATCCACCCAAGTCCGTCTCCTCCACAGCTTCCTCGAGTCCCAAGGCTATCCGGTCTTCATGAGCGAGTGGAACAGCTCGGTGGTCGTCAAGAAAACCACCAAGGAGGGCAAGAAAAAGAAGTCGCTGACCCCGACGACCTTCAGCCTCCTCCACGCCACCGACTTCGCGGACCGGCTTTATTACCAAATACTTCCGCCGCTCAAGGCCGGGATGATCGTCTTGGCCGACCGCTATGTTTACACCGCCTTCGCCCGCGACGTGGTCCGGGGGGTTCACCCGGTTTGGGCGCGAAAGGTGTACAACTTCGCCGCGCGGCCCGACCTGGCCTTTTATTTTAAAACGCCTTTGGCGGTGGCCATCGACCGCATCCTCTCGGGCCGTCCCAAGCTGAAATATTATGAAGCCGGCCTCGACCTGAACCTCTCCGGCAACATCGAAGAGTCCTTCAAGGTCTTTCAAGGGATGATTTTGAAAGAATACGACCGCATCGTGTCCGAATTCGGCCTGACCGTCATCGACGCCACCGAGGACATCGAAGAGCAGCAAAAGAAGGTGCGGGAGCTGGTGATGAAGCAGCTGGAAGGCTTCACCACCAAAAGGAGAAATTATGCCAAACGGAATAAAGTTTTTTGGCGAAGGTTTGCCCTACCTCAAGACAAGCGACCTTAA
- a CDS encoding Ppx/GppA phosphatase family protein, translated as MRIAVIDLGTNSIHMLMAEIHPNFTFEVLGREKEMARLGDGTMAKRYLSRAVMERGLATIRKFYFLAQSKGIQKIVAVATSAVREAHNGGEFIQKIRKETKIRVRVITGEEEGRLIYLGVKHSLELPEGNTLIIDIGGGSVEILLVNPQRILFLKSLKLGAARLKQLFLKEGGEKEIHRMEKYVTTQLKSIAPQIKALGVDRAIGTSGTLQNLGAMAVGGARADTLSYEDLKELYGRLIHSTAEERAAMKGLDPLRNDLIVSGAASAFLAMKAFKLDSISLCDKAIREGMVYDYIARNRFRLKSEETIPDVRLRNVLRLASKCNYEKTHAEHSAKLALQIFDQTLKLHGLGGLDRELLNYAALLHDIGYHIGFSRHHHHAYYLIKNSGMNGFSQEELDILALVARYHRRSLPKSKHPEWAKQGKAVRRRVKWLAGILRVADALDRSHFGVVDSVEVKMKKKEISFLLSAHNDAEYELWDARQKCDLLEKLAGRDLFFLLKEKAAMPSGKVLRGPWDRDSMEKATARLKRSPSIVK; from the coding sequence TTGAGAATCGCCGTCATCGACCTGGGAACCAACTCCATCCACATGCTGATGGCCGAGATCCATCCCAATTTCACCTTCGAGGTTCTGGGTCGGGAAAAGGAGATGGCCCGGCTCGGCGACGGAACCATGGCCAAGCGCTACTTGAGCCGGGCGGTCATGGAGCGCGGCCTGGCAACGATCCGCAAATTCTACTTTTTGGCCCAGAGCAAGGGCATTCAAAAGATCGTCGCCGTCGCCACTTCGGCGGTGCGCGAGGCCCACAACGGCGGCGAGTTCATCCAAAAGATCCGCAAGGAAACCAAGATCCGGGTCCGGGTCATCACCGGCGAGGAAGAAGGCCGCCTGATCTACCTCGGCGTGAAGCATTCGCTGGAGCTGCCGGAGGGCAACACCCTGATCATCGATATCGGCGGCGGCAGCGTCGAGATCCTGCTGGTCAATCCCCAGCGCATCCTCTTTTTGAAAAGCCTCAAGCTCGGGGCGGCCCGGCTGAAACAGCTCTTTCTCAAGGAAGGCGGCGAAAAAGAAATCCACCGGATGGAAAAGTACGTCACCACCCAGCTCAAGAGCATCGCCCCCCAAATCAAGGCCCTCGGCGTCGACCGGGCCATCGGAACCTCCGGCACCCTGCAAAATTTGGGGGCCATGGCCGTCGGTGGAGCCCGCGCCGACACCTTGAGCTACGAGGACCTGAAGGAGCTCTACGGCCGCTTGATCCACTCGACGGCCGAGGAGCGGGCCGCGATGAAAGGCCTCGATCCGCTGCGCAACGACCTGATCGTCAGCGGCGCGGCTTCGGCCTTCCTGGCGATGAAGGCCTTCAAGCTCGATTCGATCTCGCTCTGCGACAAGGCGATCCGCGAGGGCATGGTCTACGATTACATCGCTCGCAACCGCTTTCGCCTCAAGAGCGAGGAAACCATTCCCGATGTCCGGCTGCGCAACGTCCTGCGCTTGGCCAGCAAATGCAATTACGAAAAGACTCACGCCGAGCACAGCGCCAAGTTGGCGCTGCAGATCTTCGACCAGACTCTCAAGCTCCATGGGCTGGGCGGGCTCGACCGCGAGTTGCTGAACTATGCGGCTTTGCTTCACGACATCGGCTACCATATCGGCTTCTCCCGGCATCACCATCACGCCTACTACCTGATCAAGAACTCGGGGATGAACGGCTTCAGCCAGGAAGAGCTCGATATCCTGGCCCTCGTCGCCCGCTATCATCGCCGGAGCCTGCCCAAATCGAAGCACCCGGAATGGGCCAAGCAAGGCAAGGCGGTCCGGCGGCGGGTGAAATGGCTGGCCGGAATCCTGCGCGTTGCCGACGCCCTCGACCGCTCTCACTTCGGCGTCGTCGACTCGGTGGAAGTGAAGATGAAGAAGAAAGAGATTTCCTTTCTGCTCAGCGCCCACAACGACGCCGAGTACGAGCTTTGGGACGCCCGCCAAAAGTGCGATCTCCTCGAAAAGCTCGCCGGCCGAGATTTATTTTTCTTGTTGAAAGAAAAGGCGGCGATGCCTAGTGGCAAGGTATTGAGGGGCCCTTGGGACAGGGATAGTATGGAAAAGGCGACGGCACGGTTGAAGCGTTCGCCTTCCATCGTGAAGTGA
- a CDS encoding CHAD domain-containing protein encodes MKNFDGKLSRGQVHRLRVATRRLRAIFEVLAEAPPSGLNRRAERSVKFLTSRLGEIRSLDVSLKLWRQRFSLPFAEAELKKSARRARKGLAKKIGKGRRAGLEKALRKILRQLRRGEENYQPAWEKRRALAEREARNSYSAFRRGGDIESLHELRIRLKQWRYLLELAANPTAELRAIEQLKALQDDIGEIHDMEVLLQWLKKGRLKRLAQKEGAGSDVKEIRQSLKDDIEAGQKSFLARQSSALARIFPKENA; translated from the coding sequence TTGAAGAACTTCGACGGCAAACTCTCGCGCGGCCAAGTCCATCGGCTGCGAGTGGCGACGCGCCGGCTGCGGGCGATTTTCGAAGTTCTGGCCGAAGCCCCACCCTCCGGCCTGAATCGCCGGGCCGAGAGGTCCGTCAAGTTTTTGACTAGCCGGCTCGGCGAAATTCGCAGCCTCGACGTCAGCCTGAAGCTCTGGCGCCAACGCTTTTCTCTCCCTTTCGCCGAAGCGGAGCTGAAAAAATCAGCCCGCCGGGCCCGGAAAGGGCTGGCGAAGAAAATCGGAAAAGGCCGCCGGGCCGGTTTGGAGAAAGCACTGCGAAAAATTCTTCGGCAGCTCCGCCGCGGTGAGGAGAACTATCAGCCGGCTTGGGAAAAGCGCCGAGCCTTGGCCGAGCGCGAAGCCCGAAACAGCTATTCGGCCTTTCGCCGTGGCGGCGACATCGAGTCGCTTCATGAGCTGCGCATCCGACTCAAGCAATGGCGCTACCTGCTCGAGCTGGCGGCAAATCCGACGGCCGAGCTCCGGGCGATCGAGCAGCTCAAGGCGCTCCAGGACGACATCGGCGAGATCCACGACATGGAAGTCTTGCTCCAATGGCTGAAGAAGGGCCGCCTCAAACGGCTCGCTCAAAAGGAAGGGGCCGGGAGTGATGTGAAAGAGATTCGCCAAAGCCTGAAAGACGACATCGAGGCCGGGCAAAAGAGCTTTCTGGCCCGCCAAAGCTCGGCCCTCGCTCGAATCTTTCCAAAGGAGAACGCTTGA
- a CDS encoding class I fructose-bisphosphate aldolase — MSEKILQLLGSDGEALLSHQCKTVPKDQLHLPGPDFIDRVWTLTDRPINVLRNFQSLFNHGRLAGTGYLSILPVDQGIEHSAGASFAPNPIYFDPENLVKLGIEGGCNAVASTLGVLGSVARKYAHKIPFILKINHNEFLSYPNTFDQSLFASVEQAFDMGAVGVGATVYFGSPESRRQIWEISQAFKKAHELGMVTILWAYLRSSAFKTKEKDYHVAADLSGQANHLAATIEADIVKQKLPENNGGYEALNFGKTHKKVYSELCSENPIDLTRYQVLNCFMGRAGLINSGGASVGKDDLAQAVRTAVINKRAGGMGLISGRKAFQKPLKEGVELLNAIQDVYLAKSVTVA, encoded by the coding sequence ATGAGCGAAAAGATTCTGCAATTATTGGGTTCGGATGGCGAGGCGCTGCTCAGCCATCAATGCAAGACGGTGCCGAAGGATCAGCTCCATTTGCCGGGGCCCGATTTCATCGACCGGGTTTGGACCCTGACCGACCGCCCGATCAATGTCCTCCGGAATTTCCAGTCCCTCTTCAACCACGGCCGCCTGGCCGGCACCGGCTATCTCTCGATCCTTCCGGTCGACCAAGGCATCGAGCATTCGGCCGGCGCTTCCTTCGCTCCCAATCCCATCTACTTCGATCCCGAGAATTTGGTGAAGCTCGGCATCGAGGGCGGCTGCAACGCGGTGGCCTCGACCTTGGGGGTGCTCGGCTCGGTGGCCCGGAAATACGCCCACAAGATTCCCTTCATCCTCAAGATCAACCACAACGAGTTCTTGAGCTATCCCAACACCTTCGACCAAAGCCTTTTCGCCTCGGTCGAGCAGGCCTTCGACATGGGCGCGGTCGGCGTCGGCGCCACCGTCTACTTCGGCTCGCCGGAGAGCCGCCGCCAGATTTGGGAGATCAGCCAGGCCTTCAAGAAGGCCCATGAGCTCGGCATGGTGACGATCCTTTGGGCTTATCTTCGCAGCTCGGCCTTCAAGACCAAGGAGAAGGACTACCATGTCGCGGCCGACTTGAGCGGCCAGGCCAACCACTTGGCCGCGACCATCGAGGCCGACATCGTCAAGCAGAAGCTGCCCGAGAACAACGGCGGCTACGAGGCCTTGAACTTCGGCAAGACCCACAAGAAGGTCTACAGCGAGCTCTGCTCGGAGAACCCGATCGATCTTACCCGCTACCAAGTCTTGAATTGCTTCATGGGCCGGGCCGGCTTGATCAACAGCGGCGGCGCCTCGGTCGGCAAGGACGATTTGGCCCAAGCGGTCCGGACCGCGGTGATCAACAAGCGGGCCGGCGGCATGGGTCTGATCAGCGGACGCAAGGCTTTCCAGAAGCCGCTGAAGGAAGGCGTCGAATTGCTCAACGCGATTCAAGACGTCTACCTCGCCAAATCGGTAACCGTGGCTTAA
- a CDS encoding pyridoxal phosphate-dependent aminotransferase, which produces MIQLAKRIAKVKPSPTLAIDSKAKAMKAEGIDVVGFGAGEPDFDTPEHVKQAAVEALKAGKTKYTPVGGINELKDAIVAKLKRDNGLTYSRDEVLVSCGGKHSLYNIAQVLLEEGDEVIIPAPYWVSYPDQVLLNDAKPVIVDTQEKNGFKITPAELEKAITSKTKAFVLNSPSNPTGSAYTKAELQAVADVLVAKNVVCISDEIYEKIVYDGFEFVSIASLGDKIKALTITVNGASKVYSMTGWRMGYAAGPKEIIAAMTKLQGQVTTNINSMTQWACVAALNGDQGFLKEWVGEFKKRRDYIVKRFNAMPGIQCYNPQGAFYVFPNISSYLGKSAGGKKIATDSDFCDYLLEKHLVACVAGSGFGAPGFMRLSYATSMANIEKGLDRIEKALKDFS; this is translated from the coding sequence ATGATCCAACTCGCCAAACGCATCGCAAAAGTGAAGCCCTCCCCCACCCTGGCCATCGACAGCAAGGCCAAGGCGATGAAGGCCGAGGGCATCGACGTCGTCGGCTTCGGCGCCGGCGAGCCCGATTTCGACACGCCGGAGCACGTCAAGCAGGCCGCGGTCGAAGCCCTCAAGGCCGGCAAGACCAAGTACACCCCGGTCGGCGGAATCAACGAATTGAAGGACGCGATCGTCGCCAAGCTCAAGCGCGACAATGGCCTGACCTACAGCCGCGACGAAGTCCTGGTGAGCTGCGGCGGCAAGCACTCGCTCTACAACATCGCCCAAGTCCTGCTCGAGGAAGGCGACGAGGTCATCATTCCGGCGCCCTACTGGGTCAGCTATCCCGATCAAGTCCTGCTCAACGACGCCAAGCCGGTGATCGTCGACACCCAGGAGAAGAACGGCTTCAAGATCACGCCGGCCGAGCTGGAGAAGGCGATCACCTCCAAGACCAAGGCCTTCGTCCTCAACAGCCCCTCCAACCCGACCGGGTCGGCTTACACCAAGGCCGAGCTCCAAGCGGTGGCCGACGTGCTAGTGGCGAAGAACGTCGTCTGCATCTCCGATGAGATCTACGAGAAGATCGTCTATGACGGCTTCGAGTTCGTCTCAATCGCCTCGCTGGGCGACAAGATCAAGGCCCTGACCATCACCGTCAACGGCGCCAGCAAGGTCTACTCGATGACCGGCTGGCGGATGGGCTACGCGGCCGGGCCCAAGGAAATCATCGCGGCCATGACCAAGCTCCAGGGCCAGGTGACGACCAACATCAACAGCATGACCCAATGGGCCTGCGTGGCGGCGCTCAACGGCGACCAGGGCTTCCTCAAGGAATGGGTCGGCGAGTTCAAGAAGCGCCGGGACTACATCGTGAAGCGCTTCAACGCGATGCCCGGGATCCAATGCTACAATCCCCAGGGCGCCTTCTACGTCTTTCCGAACATCTCGTCTTATCTTGGCAAGAGCGCCGGCGGGAAGAAGATCGCGACCGACTCCGATTTCTGCGACTACCTGCTGGAGAAGCACTTGGTGGCCTGCGTGGCCGGCTCGGGCTTCGGCGCGCCGGGCTTCATGCGGCTCTCCTACGCCACCAGCATGGCCAATATCGAGAAGGGCTTGGACCGGATCGAAAAGGCCTTGAAGGACTTCTCCTAG
- the coaD gene encoding pantetheine-phosphate adenylyltransferase, which yields MRHKIAIYPGSFDPPTYGHMNIVERGLDIFEKVIIAVARNTSKKSLLSPDERVELLRNLFKGRRNVEVDQFEGLLVEYAKTKKTNVILRGLRTVADYEYELQMSFSNKSLNPQVETIFMMTESKFSHISSSIIKEIAYFGGSVKGMVHPLVEKTIRKKL from the coding sequence ATGCGCCATAAAATCGCGATATACCCCGGTTCCTTCGATCCCCCAACCTACGGCCACATGAACATCGTGGAGCGGGGCTTGGATATTTTCGAGAAAGTCATCATCGCGGTGGCCCGCAACACCTCGAAGAAATCGCTGCTCAGCCCCGACGAAAGGGTCGAGCTCCTGCGCAATCTCTTCAAAGGCCGGCGCAACGTCGAGGTCGACCAATTCGAGGGCCTCTTGGTCGAATACGCCAAAACCAAAAAAACCAACGTCATCCTCCGCGGCTTGCGCACCGTCGCCGATTATGAGTACGAATTGCAGATGTCCTTCTCGAACAAGAGCCTCAACCCCCAAGTTGAGACGATCTTCATGATGACCGAGAGCAAGTTCAGCCACATCAGCTCCTCCATCATCAAGGAGATCGCCTACTTCGGCGGTTCGGTGAAGGGCATGGTCCATCCGCTGGTGGAGAAGACCATTCGGAAGAAATTATGA
- the rsmD gene encoding 16S rRNA (guanine(966)-N(2))-methyltransferase RsmD: protein MGLKITAGSAKGRKLKGPKSAGIRPAAARVRESVFQILGDLEGRRVLDLFAGTGSMGLEALSRGAAQVDFVDPNQAAVSLLFHNLKLTGFSDRARVIKKKAIPAIDWLGRKSEPYDLIFVDPPYDKGHVDATLKQLLRHPLLAADGLLLCEHSPREKPTFLGGLEVVDERKYGQTYVTFLKRKADAP, encoded by the coding sequence ATGGGCCTGAAAATCACGGCCGGCTCGGCCAAGGGCCGCAAGCTCAAGGGCCCGAAAAGCGCCGGCATCCGTCCGGCGGCGGCCCGAGTTCGGGAGTCGGTGTTCCAAATCCTCGGCGATCTCGAGGGCCGGCGGGTGCTCGACCTTTTCGCCGGCACCGGCAGCATGGGTCTGGAGGCCCTCTCGCGCGGCGCCGCCCAGGTCGATTTCGTCGATCCGAACCAAGCCGCGGTCAGCCTGCTTTTTCACAATCTCAAGCTGACCGGCTTCAGCGACCGGGCCCGGGTGATCAAGAAAAAAGCGATTCCGGCCATCGATTGGCTGGGCCGGAAGAGCGAGCCCTACGACCTCATCTTCGTCGACCCGCCCTATGACAAGGGCCATGTCGATGCCACCTTGAAGCAGCTCCTGCGCCATCCGCTGCTGGCCGCCGACGGCCTCCTGCTCTGCGAGCATTCGCCCCGGGAAAAACCCACTTTTTTGGGTGGACTCGAAGTCGTGGATGAACGTAAGTACGGCCAAACTTACGTGACCTTTCTCAAGCGGAAAGCCGATGCGCCATAA